GCTTCAGGGGTTTGGCTTGAGGGATTTTAACGAGTTCTGGGTTGATAAAAGAGGTGGATTTCACCGGCGTTCGACGCTCAAGGGTTGTAGATTGAGGGACAAAATAGGGGCTGTCTGGGGATGAGATCTTGATCTGAATGCACAACAGGGGACTATCAAGATCATCCCAATCGGGATCGAAATCAAAATCGCTCGGCGCATCACTCAAGGAAGAATCTGACGACAAAAAGTCCAGGGGCAGATTCAAATCTTTCAACAGCTGTCGGGTTTGGGGGGGGATAGACAAATCGTGCAGCGAGGAATCCGGTTCCCGCTTGTTTTTCGAGCCAACTTCGAGATGGCCGGCTCTTAAGAAGTACTTAGATTGAACCTCATCACTTGGAATCACACCTGGCAAATCACTGGTATTCAAAAATCCGTGTCCCATAGAGATGGATCGGCCGGTAACGGGAGCTGACTGGGGCTCCGTCTCCTTTCATTGGGGCTTCCCAATGGGGTTTGTTGCGGAATAGAAGGTGGAAGTTGGCCTTGGTCTGCTCGATCAACGGAGGCGCCCTGGGGCTTTTTCTCTGCCCCGCCAGTGGAATCACCTTGTTTCGGTTCACTAAAGTTCAGTCGATTTTTGTTGCGCTCCCTTCTTCGTTCGCGCTTGCGCTTGTTCTTTTCTCGCTGTGATGCTTTGCCTGGTTCGCGACGTTTCGAGTGCATTTCTTCTACCACTTTATCAGGTAACGGGCTCTCAGGAATCACCTCTTGCCGGAAGTTAGGTGACAAGTGAGGTGTAAGAACCTTTTTGTAGCTCTCCTCGAGATCCGTGAGCCCTCTGATGGAGCCAACGCTTCGGTTTTGGAATGGAACCCAATCAGCTCCAAGCACGAACTCGTCATAAGGGGGAGAGTCGGAGAGGCCGATGGGTGTACTGGGGCTACCCCGAATGATGTTCATGGGCATTTTTGGTGGATCCGGCGTGTGGTCCATTTGTTTCGGTCCTTGTGGCTCAGTGTTTCCATTACCCTGGCTATTAGAAGGAACATCTGGGACAAGAACTTCTGAAGCCTTAGTTGGCTCATCGTGTTGCATAGCATCATGGCTGCGCCGTCTTGTCTTATCCGAGTGACGTCTCTTGCTTTTCTTGTGCTCTTTGTCCTCGGGTTGATCCGAGCTGCTCTTACGCCGTTTTCGTTGCGCGCTCTTGGTGTGAATTTCTTCTGTGCTGTCCACTTCATCCCCGAATGCAGAGCCAGCATTATCAGCTGCCACGATTCCACGGTCCTCAAGGTAGGTTTTTCGAACATGGTCAATCAAAGAGTTGATAGCAGTGTCATTCATTCCAACCTCCGCGGCGATGCCGCGAACTTGGCCAGTAAATTCTCGCCTGGCCGAACGTCGAACAGGTTGAACTTGATCCGTCATGAAAGAGTGTGACACAACGAACTTCAACACCTCCAACTGCTTTTCTGGGTCCACCGAAGCAAAGATCTTCTCTTCCGCAGTAATTTCGTTGTCACTGGTTGGCATTGCGGGATTTTCGTTGGTTTCTGGAATTGCATAAGGCTGACCACCAGCCTTGTGGATGGGATAAGGTTCAACTCGTATGACTTCCTCATTCTCAGGTTTTGTGGCGTTTTCGAGGCCCCCAAGAGCTTCACTGTGCCCACTGACATCCTCTATTGTCACAGTATTCCTATTTCTAGAAGACCTTCTCGGCTTCGGTTTCTTTGCGGAGGTGGTTGTAGCTGAGGAGGTCGAGGACATAGAAAAATGCGGCGAGGTGGCTCCAGTCCTTCGGCCTCGACGAACGTTGAGCTTCGAGGAGTCAGACGCACCATCATGACTAAATGGACTCGAGATACCAATATCGTCCTCCATCATCTCGTCTAGGGATTCTTCGATGCTCGCCTCCTCGGACAAGATGTTGTCAACGGCCCGGTCAAAGCAGTGTTCGTCAAAGGTCTTGAGGGGATCTATGTCGAAGGATGGGAGGGGAACATCAACAGAGACTTTGCTGAGTCGAGCCATTGTATTCCTGATGCCACAGTAGATGGTAAGTTGTCTAGGGTAGGAAGTCGGGGAAGCTCAAATGATTCGTTGACATATCGAGGTAGATGTTTCTTCGGGTGTGGACTGCTTGGGTGGAAAGATGTCTGGTTAATGCAAGCTAAAAGACAGCCAAAGAGCAAGAAAAATCACCTGCAAGCGTCTTATGCCGGTGAAATCCGTGCTGATCTCGGGGAAATCGCGAGGAAAGCTGTCTAGCTAGCTCTCTTTGACACGGGTGGGTCGTTTCACGTGTTAGTTTGACAAGGTGACGCGATATTGTGTTGATAAAACCAGCAAACATAAAATAAAGAAAGAGACAAGTTCAAACCAACTTTTCATGTCACGGTAGACTTTGAACAGAGAAGTAAAGATCAATTGAGTTGGAGCTCTCTATAAGAGAGGGAATCTCGAAAGCACAGACCATCAGATTAAGGAACGCCAATCTCCAACATACGCTTGCCAAAGAATCTACAACAAAGAGCCGTAGTTGCAAAATACGTGAATTTGCTAAATCAGCTTATCTACATACAATGGATCGTTTGTACCGTGACACGATCTTGACAATGTGTGTAGTGTGACATCCACACTACCAATGTATCCTATTCTATACAGAATAACCAGCCGAATTGAGTTGTCTCGGCTCACCAGCAGCATCGAATGTTCCATTAGGCAAGACCCGAATCAGCTGGGCAGAACTCTGTCCTGGGGCAACCCAGGTAACGTTGTGGCCGCGCGCCTTCATGGAAGCAACCGTTGCGTTGTCGTAAGTGAACTCGAAGCTGACCTGGTTTGGCACTAGCTGATCATGCAGACGGGGTTTGGCCAATGCTTTGGCAGCGGAGAGTCCTTGATCAATGGAATTAATGACACTCTGAACGGTGGCAGTGATGATACGGCTTCCTCCTGCGGATCCCGCAATCAAAAATAGCTTGCCATTGGGTCGCTCAACTATCACGGGCGTGATGGAAGAAAGTGGACGTTTTCCAGGGCGAATGTAGTTGGATGGAGATGGGATGTATCCAAATGAATTTGATGATCCTGGAATGGAGAAGTCTAGGGAAAGTTTTGATCAACTCCGGGGCCTAGGACTGGCTTTCTCAAACATACCGTTCATCTCGTTGTTCATGATGATACCGGTTTCTGGGACCATGACATGGCTACCGAAGAGCAAATTGATTGTGGTGATGACTGAGATTGCAAGGCCAGTGTGGTCGGCCACTGCGATATGGGAAGTTCCAGGGCTGATGCGGAGTTAACCTAATGTCAGAGAATCATGCACCAAGTAGGACCTACGTGTCCAGGCTTTCCAGCCCGGCTGGGTTATAAGCAGATACGTTCTGAGTTCGCACATCCGAGATCTTCGATCGAATATCATCAATCGTAGACTGCTTCAAAATCTCCTTCTCATACTTGGCCATCCCGTCAACAAATAGTGGATCGCCAAATTTAGATCTCTGCGTTTCATGTAAGCGACTATTGACCAGAGTCCGCCAGTGAACTCAAAGCTGGCTGTTCATACCTCGCCATAACCAAATCGCATCGCCTCGTCCAACCGATGGGTACTCAGATCCACAGACTTTTCTGTCGAAAAGAAATCTTTGTATGTCCCGAGAATCTTCAAAATACTCATAGCGATACTACCACTCGACGGTGCTGACGTGCTCGTGATCTTGTAGCCACGGTAGTCAATCTGAGAGATATCCCGAATAGCCACAGTATAGTTCTTCAGATCTTCAAGCGTCATCGTCCCGTTTTCGCTCTGGACTGCGTTGATCATAGCATCCGCGATGGGGCCCGAGTAGAATGCATCCGCGCCACTCTTTGCGATAGCCTCAAGGGTATCCGCATAGCGGCGTCGGGTAATTGTATCACCCAGCCCAAGCCTGGTTCCATTCGGAGCAAAGTCAATTGCCCACGTGGGGTTCTTAGACAGGAAGTCATCTCCACTGCCAACGGCAGATGCCATGTATCTCACAAGATCTTCCGTAACAGGGAAACCGTCACGGGCTGTGCGGATAGCCGGCTGCACGACAGTTGACCATGGAAGAGAGCCATATTTCTTGTGGAGGTGCTCGAGACCTCGCACTTCACCTGGAACTCCACTAGAATGATTGTTAACCTTGACCCCCATCCGCTCCGCGCATTTATCCTACCTTGCCAGTCCGCCGTAAATGGAAGCATCCTCGTTGTTTTTATACATATCCTCAAATGCCGCGGCTGGAGCCGTCTCTCGGAAATCGATAAACTCGTAATCACCCTTAGCTGATCTCACGAGCATGAAGCCACCTCCGCCGATTCCACTGTGGTACATTCCTATGTCGGTTAGCTATGCTTAACTGTAATTATTGACTGAATGAATGTAGCCTCACCTATGACACCAATACAAAATTCAGTTGCGACCAACTATGTGATTGTTAGTTTCGAGTTTAACCCCAAGCCCACCTGGATAGGCATTCTCACTGCGTCAGCAGCATTTCCGCCCATCTTCAGTATATCAGATCCATGGCTGGAGCATATAGAACTTTCGCTAGCGACAGCACCCAGCTTCCCAGGGCTAATTCTACCATGCGACTCGAGGCCAAAATTCGGGTTCCGCACTGAGAACTCCAAGGGCGAGGTGATTGCATTGGGTAGATGAATTGTGATCAATAGCAACGACAAAATCGCCAAAACTCCAAGTCTTAACGGTTGCAACATGTTGACAAGAGTCTGCCTCCAATTTCTTTGCGGAATGGAATGATGCGCACAAGTAGATCCTGGAGAAGAGGCTGGCATAACCGCAAGCTAATGTACCATCCAACATTAATATTTTCAAACCTGGCGCGAACTCGGTAGTAACGAAGAGGGGGAAAGATAGCTTTACCTGCTTCTCCACATCCTGGCCGATCCGACAGGGGTGTTGCATTTCACGATTGGCAACCGTCCAGGTTCTCTCCGGGCGCTTGTGTAAGGGATCAGCGGGCTCCAGGATGCTCGAATGCAACCAGCGCCAAGCGATAAGCTGTGATGGATTGGAAATAAGGAGACATTTCGAAAGGCGGCCTCTTCCAAGACTGTTGTGACTCTGTAGCGGTGTGTCAAACCCCCGCTGATAAGCAACCGGGCAGCTTCCGGGGCCAGATCAAGCTCGGAGGATTTTCGGGGTCATTGGATCAACCTCTTCACTCCGAACGTTCAAGTGTGACCTACTATCTACCTTTGATTTGATTCAGTGATTTTCCCGTCTTTTGTCAAAGAACAAAGATTGAAAATTGTAATACATACTGGAGGGCATGGAATATTTACTTCAGAACCCATCTCCACAACTACCCATGCAATGTCGTCATCCTCCGGCTTGTCTTGGCCAAGAAATGGTCTCCCCTCCTGAAGAACCTTACCCAGTGCTTCCAGTGCTGCTAATAATAACTGACTACTACAGTCGCGCACATACTATCGATGGCACAGGAGACGCATAGCTATGCCAAAATGCAGAAACAGAACCAGGGCCATGCAAAGGATTTTCACGTGGTCTGATTTTGGCCACGGCTCGATGGCCTCTCATGAAGCTGCTACCATGTGGCTTGGTAGATCGGTTGATCCGATCCTTTGGTTGTTTCAATAATCGAGCGAAGTCGACCCAGCGACCTCACTATGGCTCTGCATTGATCACTAGCTTCAAAAGCCCTACCTAGTCACTTCGTGCTTCACTGAAACATATTTGTGCAGGCTGAACACTAGAAGCGTGTTTTCGACCAGGGTTGCCGCTACTATCTCAGATTATCATTCAGGCTTCGCCAGTGGGCTAGACATGAGGACTTGATCATGTTCTCCAGTTTCAAAGGTTCTTGTATGTTAGAAGCGCACAGCCATCCATCCAGCTGTGAGTCGACTCTAGCTTCAAGCATCCGGAAATGAAGTATGACGGGGCCAGACATCAATATGCGAGCCCCAAGAACCGCCGAAATCGGATCCAGTGGTCTTCTTGCAAGAGACAATACTGGAGATTCTATGGCGAAGAGCTTTATGATGATAGAGGGGACAAACTTTTGTTTGTGATCTAGCAGCGAGGTTTCTGGGAGCACCTTGCTCAATCCTTTGCATTCCTTGTTCTGATATCGCACGGCATGATTCAGCTACAAAGTCCGATGATCTGTTTTAACTGAGGCCAAGTGTAAGGCCGAGATTGCAAGGATAATTTCAAGCAGATACGGACAAGATGCGGCCATGCTGCACTCTTCGTGATGGGCTCCGGGTACCGCCGTAGAAGATAGCGTTAAATTTTGGTACAACTTGTGGCAGATCTACTGGGCATACGGTTACACCAATACCATGTGCGTTGTGCGAACAAACCTTGCCCTGCAGAAGCTTAGAAGCCAAGATCGACGTCCTTTTAGAAGATGCCAGCTACGACTCAGTCCACAGAGTTGACTCTTGGAGTTGTAAATACATGCACAGGTAATTTTTAGGTTGAACGACCCTTTTCACCAACCAACACGCTTAATCAGActcatcttcaacatcaCTCGTATCTATAATCCGAACTACATAGTGCAAAGACGAATCTAGACGCATACCAGTCCGTTCTCAACACGAGCACTGATACCCGATCAGAAAGTCAACTGGAATTTAAAACTCGTCATAACGCGTTCGCCATAGACCAAAAGACGACCTGAAATGCACAAAACACCAGAGTAGTGAGTCCAGGCAGCGAGTTGCCCCAACCACCCAAGAGCAGCATGCATCTTCGGACCAGCAAGTGGAAGCACGGCACCGACGATAGAATATGCCACTGTGGGCTTCCGTCCTGACGTCCAGTTGAGAACTCTGTAATATACAGCTAAGGTTGTAATGTAGTGAGATATGTATATACTAGCATCATTCATCTTCAATAAGATACTTACGAGAAATAAATGTTGAAAGCAGTGACCCTTACTCTGCACGGCAGAGGATGCAGCACAGCCAAAACAACGCGACACATGAACAAAATTTGCTAATTCGTGCGCCAACCGGACATATTGTGCAGTAAAAACCCTGTTCAGAATATCATTTCACCCTTGTTCTGCTTCCGGTTTACTTCGTAGTTCTTCCAGGCCAGAATGCAAGGAATTGTCAAAGCCAATATGGCAGTAGAAGCAATGCAGTTCAAACGCTGAGCATAGCCCCACGTATACGCAACAGCTTCGCGAAGAGGAGTTCCCCATGGGTAAGTTGACTGCACAGTGATACCACCAAGGTAGATCTGAGTGGCATTGGCCTTCAAATTGTCCGGCAATCGTGCTGTGAGAGTATCGACGAAGACATTGTTGTAGATAGCAGCGCCAACAGCCAGGCCGATCGCACCGCCAATGTTCGAGAACAATCCAATGAGGGCCAGCATCATCGGGGTGCCCTCACGGCCACCTGCCGCCATTACAGCCATGTCTTCGCCAATGACGAGGGTGCCGCCGGCGAAGGCAATGAAGATCTGGCACATGACGACGTAGCCAATGCCATGGTCTGCGCCGCGGAAGTAGATCATCAGCCCGGAGCCCAGGATCATAAGCGGGGCTCCGAAGAATAGACAGATGTATTTAAAGCGCGCAGTGGCCCAGATAATGGCTCCAATGACGGGAGAAAAGAAGCAAGAGCCGACGTTATAAATCTGAATCATGTAATTTGCATGGACTGGGGAAATGTCGTAGGAGATCAGGACGTAGTTGTAGAAGTACTGATCCCAGAGCTCGAAGCTGAAAAAGAGTACGGCGGCCAGGATGCATGCGCCTAGAATGGTCGGCCGCTTGATCAACTCGTAGCGGATAAAGTGAGTTCGAGCCACCCATTTCTCCCATGCTGCAAAGACCCCCAACACGACAActccgaggatgaggagaaCAATGAATTTTGCGCTTGAGTACGTAGAGCGGCCGTATTGAGTTAAACTGAATGGTAGAAGGAACAAAACCCAACCAGCCATGAGCAAGAAAGCGCCAATAACTAGCAACGTAACGTTAGTGTCAACACCCCGACCTTCGGTTTGGGTATTATTACCATCAAATTCATGGATATAATGGATGGCAGACTGTTCTACAGTACGACCACTGGGCTGTCGTCGGAAGATGCCTTTCCTTTCTGCCTTCTTCTCGAAGTATTTGAAAGCGATTGCGAGGGGCAAAAACACAAACGGCATCACTATGCAGAAGATGCCATAACCCCAGCGCCACCCGTACTTGGCGTAGATCGAGTTTGCTGCAAGACTGCCTGTGAATGCAGTGCAGATGAACGGCGTCTGCATAAAGCCAAAAGCGAACGCTCGGTTCCTTAGACCTGAGGTATCGGCCACAAAAACATTCAAGATCAGGTATAAGCAATAGTAGCCGATCCAGTACAGCACATATCCCGCCGCATACCCATTGGGACCATCACATGCAGCGAGGATGACCATGCCAAGAAGGTAAATGCCTGTCGAGACCACCAGAGCCTCAGCACGACCCCACAAGTTCAAGGTCTTACCAAGCGGCAGCTTAAGGACGCCGCCCACAATGTTCGCGAGGATATAGGAGGTGGAGACCTGCGGTGCGGTCTTGAACCCTCCTTGGATATAGTTGATCAGAAAGCCGCTTATATTCGAGTGAAATGCCAACATAAACGTGCAGATCCAGATCCTGCCAGTACAACCCTAGTCAGAAGAGAGGTTTTGTCCCAAAAGCAGGAATAGCCAAACCACGTTTCACTTACCAAGCATATATTCCAACCAAAGCTGGCCGGTTCCATGCGAGCGCCGCTGCTTCCGCCTTCTGCTGACCTAATTGAGCACCCTCCGTGACACTGTCGGGGTGCTGTGCTAGTTCCTTCTCGTCATCGAATATATCGCCTGCGTGAGAGCCGTCCGATCCGGGCGGTGATTCGGGACCATGCTGTGATGGATTATCGCCATTAGTCCCGCGTGCCTTCATTTTATCAATTTGCAAGCCATGTGATTCCTCTCCAACTATAGTCCGATCGATGTTTTTGCCGTCATCGCGACCTTCAGCCGCCATGGGGAGACCCATCACTGTATGTCGCCTTCGTCCGGCCACAGGAACTCAAACCAGTTGCCAAGTCCCCAGTTGCTTCCGGAGAGACGATATGAGGATTGACAAAAGTTGAGTGTAGAGTGTTTTGCAAGGatggaaagagaagagaggaaagATCTGCAATACTGGAGGGGCTGTTTTTTCTTGTTATCTGGCGAGTGCACTGGGAGACTCCAGGCAAGAATTTCCTGAGTGGTCCAGACACAGTctccattttttttcccctcgCCTCGCTCTCGACGGGAGAATCCGATGCGACGAGGATCAGATAATCTCGGGGTAAGCGGACCGGGGCAATCTGATAGTTGACCCAATCAGGGGTTGCAGTGGCAGAGACAGCGTGGGGACAAGATCCGTGATTGGCCGATCTCTGACTTTTTGGCCTATTTTGGACTAGCGTTCCTCTCCTCTCCCAAGTTCCCAGGCTCAcatttctctcttttcagTTGCCTACTTGATGCGGCCACCCCGTTTGCGTCAACTACTTTTACCGCTTTAAAGAGGCGGACATCAAGATCTCACATTTCGATCCGAATTATGCGATCATCTATCTCAATCTattcttttttccccttaCTGCCCTTTCACCAGGAAGGCTATCTGCCTGTATGTCCCTTGCATGAGCACGCGGTTTACTCCATACTCCATACTCCATACAGCCAAAGTTCACAGTTGAGAAGCTCAAaatagcaaaaaaaaaactaacaCCTTTCTAGCCCCCAATAGAAAACCAAAGGAACAAGCAACTATTGGCCTCGTGCATGAATCTTCTAATCTCCGAGTCTCCGAGGTCACCAGCTCACCTCAATTGAACTTCGTGGAACAAATCGCCTTCGGCTCCTCGGTCCATGGACACATGCCGCAATTTGACTTTTACTCCCTCTTATCTGATTTCTGATCTATCTGATTTCAATCAGATATGCTCAACCTAAATTTATGACGCTATTAAGCTAAGCTTCCCATGTGTACCCTTGGCTTTGGGGCAAAGCTAAGCCTAGTTCCCTGTGGGGCTGGGTCGTGTTTTCCCCCAAACGCTCTAGGCGCTTCACAGTATATGTTGTTTACTAGTCCCAACCGTGTTCTTTTGTGGGATTCCAACGGCCCACTCACTCAGCCTTTAACATCATCCAACGATCGCGCACGACCTCCATGCGACCGCGCGAATCAGGACAAAAA
Above is a genomic segment from Penicillium digitatum chromosome 3, complete sequence containing:
- a CDS encoding Gamma-glutamyltranspeptidase gives rise to the protein MQHPCRIGQDVEKQLAVMPASSPGSTCAHHSIPQRNWRQTLVNMLQPLRLGVLAILSLLLITIHLPNAITSPLEFSVRNPNFGLESHGRISPGKLGAVASESSICSSHGSDILKMGGNAADALVATEFCIGVIGMYHSGIGGGGFMLVRSAKGDYEFIDFRETAPAAAFEDMYKNNEDASIYGGLASGVPGEVRGLEHLHKKYGSLPWSTVVQPAIRTARDGFPVTEDLVRYMASAVGSGDDFLSKNPTWAIDFAPNGTRLGLGDTITRRRYADTLEAIAKSGADAFYSGPIADAMINAVQSENGTMTLEDLKNYTVAIRDISQIDYRGYKITSTSAPSSGSIAMSILKILGTYKDFFSTEKSVDLSTHRLDEAMRFGYGERSKFGDPLFVDGMAKYEKEILKQSTIDDIRSKISDVRTQNVSAYNPAGLESLDTPGTSHIAVADHTGLAISVITTINLLFGSHVMVPETGIIMNNEMNDFSIPGSSNSFGYIPSPSNYIRPGKRPLSSITPVIVERPNGKLFLIAGSAGGSRIITATVQSVINSIDQGLSAAKALAKPRLHDQLVPNQVSFEFTYDNATVASMKARGHNVTWVAPGQSSAQLIRVLPNGTFDAADSFPRDFPEISTDFTGIRRLQSTPEETSTSICQRII
- a CDS encoding Major facilitator superfamily domain, general substrate transporter, translated to MGLPMAAEGRDDGKNIDRTIVGEESHGLQIDKMKARGTNGDNPSQHGPESPPGSDGSHAGDIFDDEKELAQHPDSVTEGAQLGQQKAEAAALAWNRPALVGIYAWIWICTFMLAFHSNISGFLINYIQGGFKTAPQVSTSYILANIVGGVLKLPLGKTLNLWGRAEALVVSTGIYLLGMVILAACDGPNGYAAGYVLYWIGYYCLYLILNVFVADTSGLRNRAFAFGFMQTPFICTAFTGSLAANSIYAKYGWRWGYGIFCIVMPFVFLPLAIAFKYFEKKAERKGIFRRQPSGRTVEQSAIHYIHEFDVIGAFLLMAGWVLFLLPFSLTQYGRSTYSSAKFIVLLILGVVVLGVFAAWEKWVARTHFIRYELIKRPTILGACILAAVLFFSFELWDQYFYNYVLISYDISPVHANYMIQIYNVGSCFFSPVIGAIIWATARFKYICLFFGAPLMILGSGLMIYFRGADHGIGYVVMCQIFIAFAGGTLVIGEDMAVMAAGGREGTPMMLALIGLFSNIGGAIGLAVGAAIYNNVFVDTLTARLPDNLKANATQIYLGGITVQSTYPWGTPLREAVAYTWGYAQRLNCIASTAILALTIPCILAWKNYEVNRKQNKGSLLSTFISPVYYRVLNWTSGRKPTVAYSIVGAVLPLAGPKMHAALGWLGQLAAWTHYSGVLCISGRLLVYGERVMTSFKFQLTF